Proteins encoded together in one bacterium window:
- the gpmA gene encoding 2,3-diphosphoglycerate-dependent phosphoglycerate mutase has translation MTKLVLLRHGESVWNKENRFTGWTDVDLSEKGIAEAHTAGKVLKENGYVFDVAYTSVLKRAIRTLWIVMDEMDLMWIPVHRSWRLNERHYGALQGLNKAEMAAKFGEQQVKVWRRSYDVQPPALEKSDPRYPGHDPRYHNLKEHELPLTECLKDTVARFLPDWHEQIAPAIRTGRRVIIAAHGNSLRALVKYLDNVPEADIVGLNIPTGVPLVYELDHDLKPIKSYYLGDEETVKQAMQAVANQGKAK, from the coding sequence ATGACCAAACTTGTGCTCTTGCGTCACGGCGAAAGTGTGTGGAACAAGGAGAACCGCTTCACCGGCTGGACTGATGTGGATTTGTCCGAAAAAGGCATTGCCGAAGCGCACACTGCCGGCAAGGTGTTGAAAGAGAACGGCTATGTTTTCGACGTGGCTTATACCTCGGTGCTCAAACGCGCCATCCGCACGTTGTGGATTGTGATGGATGAAATGGATCTCATGTGGATTCCGGTGCACCGCTCCTGGCGTTTGAACGAGCGTCACTACGGTGCGCTGCAGGGCCTGAACAAGGCGGAAATGGCGGCAAAGTTCGGCGAGCAACAGGTGAAAGTCTGGCGCCGCAGCTATGACGTGCAACCGCCGGCGCTGGAGAAATCCGATCCCCGCTATCCCGGCCATGATCCGCGCTATCACAACCTGAAGGAGCATGAACTACCGCTCACCGAGTGTTTGAAAGACACGGTGGCGCGTTTTCTTCCCGACTGGCATGAGCAGATCGCGCCTGCGATTCGCACCGGCCGGCGCGTGATCATTGCGGCGCACGGCAACAGCCTGCGCGCGCTGGTAAAATATCTCGACAACGTGCCCGAGGCCGACATCGTCGGATTGAACATTCCCACCGGCGTGCCGCTGGTGTATGAGCTGGATCATGATCTCAAGCCGATCAAGAGTTACTATCTCGGTGATGAGGAAACCGTGAAACAGGCCATGCAAGCCGTGGCCAATCAGGGCAAGGCCAAATAG
- a CDS encoding metal-dependent hydrolase, producing the protein MFIGHYAVAFAAKKAAPKVSLGTLFLATQFLDLLWPIFLLLGLEHVRIAPGNTAFTPLDFYDYPISHSLLTVAGWSAAFGLVYYALRRYAVGAWVLGLGVLSHWILDLITHRPDLPLAPGTQTFWGLGLWQSVAATVLVESALFTAAVALYARTTRPRDRIGSYAFWGLVIFCVLGYAGNVMGRESPPPDANALAVFGLTQWLILPWTYWIDRHRRLATDTAPPKD; encoded by the coding sequence ATGTTCATCGGTCACTATGCCGTTGCCTTCGCAGCCAAGAAAGCCGCGCCCAAAGTTTCGCTGGGCACGCTGTTCCTGGCTACCCAATTTCTGGACTTGCTCTGGCCCATCTTTCTTCTGCTCGGCCTGGAACACGTACGCATCGCGCCCGGCAATACCGCGTTCACCCCGCTCGATTTTTATGATTATCCCATCTCGCACAGCCTGCTCACAGTGGCAGGATGGTCGGCCGCATTTGGGCTGGTGTACTATGCGCTGCGCCGCTACGCCGTGGGTGCGTGGGTGCTCGGTCTGGGCGTGCTCAGCCACTGGATTCTCGATCTGATCACCCACCGGCCGGATTTGCCCCTGGCGCCAGGCACGCAAACGTTTTGGGGATTGGGACTGTGGCAGTCAGTGGCCGCGACCGTGCTGGTGGAAAGCGCCTTGTTTACCGCGGCGGTGGCCTTGTATGCGCGCACCACCCGGCCGCGTGACCGCATCGGCAGCTATGCCTTTTGGGGATTGGTGATCTTTTGCGTTTTGGGCTATGCCGGTAACGTGATGGGACGCGAGTCTCCGCCTCCTGACGCGAACGCCCTCGCCGTTTTTGGGTTGACGCAATGGCTCATCCTTCCCTGGACGTACTGGATCGACCGCCATCGTCGCCTGGCGACAGACACAGCGCCCCCCAAAGACTAG